Proteins encoded in a region of the Mycolicibacterium neoaurum genome:
- a CDS encoding inositol monophosphatase family protein yields the protein MTDPQTLRLVSEQLATEAATFVQTRRAEVFGAAPVADAVQAKSTPTDPVTVVDKETERLLRGRLAELRPGEPILGEEEGGSAVAEPGVPVWVIDPIDGTVNFVYGIEAYAVSVGVQIDGVSVAGAVAHVSTGEIYSAAVGHGATVTGAGVQTELRCNTIDDLSMALVGTGFSYDSANRARQAEVLSALLPRVRDIRRIGSCALDLCMVARGRLDAYYEDGVHLWDWAAGALIAAEAGAVLRLPAGDGSGALMAAAPGVAEALADRI from the coding sequence ATGACTGATCCGCAGACGTTGCGCCTGGTGTCCGAGCAATTGGCCACGGAGGCGGCCACTTTCGTGCAGACCCGACGCGCCGAGGTGTTCGGTGCCGCTCCGGTGGCCGATGCGGTGCAGGCCAAGAGCACGCCGACGGACCCGGTGACCGTGGTGGACAAGGAGACCGAGCGGCTGCTGCGCGGACGACTGGCCGAATTGCGGCCCGGCGAGCCGATCCTGGGCGAGGAGGAGGGTGGCTCGGCGGTGGCCGAACCCGGCGTCCCGGTGTGGGTGATCGACCCGATCGACGGGACGGTGAACTTCGTCTACGGCATCGAGGCCTATGCGGTATCCGTCGGCGTCCAGATCGATGGTGTCTCGGTCGCCGGTGCGGTGGCCCATGTGTCGACCGGCGAGATCTACTCGGCGGCGGTGGGGCACGGCGCGACGGTCACCGGCGCCGGTGTGCAGACCGAGTTGCGGTGCAACACCATCGACGATCTGTCGATGGCGCTGGTGGGCACCGGATTCTCCTATGATTCGGCGAACCGGGCCAGGCAGGCCGAGGTGCTGTCCGCGTTGTTGCCCCGCGTGCGCGATATCCGGCGCATCGGGTCCTGTGCGCTGGATCTGTGCATGGTGGCGCGGGGACGTCTGGACGCCTATTACGAGGACGGCGTGCACCTCTGGGACTGGGCGGCCGGTGCGTTGATCGCCGCCGAGGCCGGAGCCGTGCTGCGACTGCCTGCCGGCGACGGCAGCGGTGCGCTGATGGCCGCCGCGCCCGGTGTCGCCGAGGCGTTGGCCGACCGGATCTGA
- the cei gene encoding envelope integrity protein Cei, translated as MVASITDGTAFDKHGRPFRRRNVIPVLCLFVVLALVTGVIWVVALNQSTVVPEAVACNAPPPAADATQTQLGEPVSRTEMAEVMPARLADTKVRVLNASGQAGQAADVSGALQGLGFAQPTAANDPVYANSRLECQGQIRFGEAGRAAAAAVWLVAPCTELFQDGRTDDTVDLAVGTEFSEFSRSDDIDAMLAGLRPDATQPADAALLTKIHSATC; from the coding sequence GTGGTCGCATCCATCACCGACGGCACGGCGTTCGACAAGCACGGTCGGCCGTTCCGTCGCCGCAACGTCATCCCGGTGCTGTGCCTGTTCGTGGTGCTGGCCCTGGTGACCGGCGTGATCTGGGTCGTCGCGCTCAACCAGTCGACCGTGGTGCCCGAAGCCGTGGCCTGCAATGCGCCACCACCTGCCGCCGACGCGACCCAGACCCAACTCGGCGAACCTGTCTCGCGTACAGAAATGGCCGAGGTGATGCCCGCCCGCCTCGCCGATACCAAGGTGCGCGTCCTCAACGCCAGTGGTCAGGCCGGACAGGCCGCCGATGTGTCCGGGGCGCTGCAGGGTCTGGGATTCGCCCAGCCCACCGCGGCCAACGACCCGGTGTATGCCAACAGCAGGCTCGAATGCCAGGGTCAGATCAGGTTCGGCGAGGCGGGCCGGGCGGCCGCGGCCGCGGTGTGGCTCGTCGCGCCGTGCACCGAGCTGTTCCAGGACGGCCGCACCGATGACACCGTGGATCTGGCGGTCGGCACGGAGTTCAGCGAGTTCAGTCGCAGCGACGATATCGACGCGATGCTGGCCGGCCTGCGTCCCGACGCGACCCAACCGGCCGACGCCGCGCTGCTGACCAAGATTCACAGCGCCACCTGCTGA
- a CDS encoding DUF4193 domain-containing protein yields the protein MATDYDAPRRTETDDVSEDSLEELKARRNEAQSAVVDVDESESAESFELPGADLSGEELSVRVVPKQADEFTCSSCFLVHHRSRLASEKNGVMICTDCAA from the coding sequence ATGGCCACCGACTACGACGCTCCACGGCGAACAGAGACCGATGACGTCTCGGAGGATTCGCTCGAAGAGCTCAAGGCGCGACGCAACGAGGCCCAGTCGGCCGTCGTGGACGTCGATGAATCGGAGTCCGCCGAATCGTTCGAGCTGCCCGGCGCCGATCTGTCCGGCGAGGAGCTGTCGGTGCGGGTCGTGCCCAAGCAGGCCGACGAGTTCACCTGCTCGAGCTGCTTCCTGGTGCACCACCGCAGCAGGCTGGCCAGCGAGAAGAACGGCGTGATGATCTGCACCGACTGCGCCGCCTAG
- a CDS encoding DUF3093 domain-containing protein, with amino-acid sequence MSDTRAIAQTVRYRERLRVPWWFWLPGLGLAALIAAEVNMGVAALPDWVPYAVLLPVAAAALMWMGRMEVRVVQNGTSDEAPVELWAGPAHLPVNLIARSAEVPRSAKSSALGRQLDPAAYVLHRAWVGPMVLVVLDDPDDPTPYWLVSCRHPDRVLAALRS; translated from the coding sequence GTGTCCGATACGCGCGCCATCGCCCAAACCGTGCGCTACCGCGAGCGCCTCCGGGTCCCGTGGTGGTTCTGGCTGCCCGGACTGGGCCTCGCCGCACTGATCGCCGCCGAGGTCAACATGGGCGTGGCGGCCCTGCCGGACTGGGTGCCCTATGCGGTGCTGCTGCCCGTCGCGGCGGCGGCGCTGATGTGGATGGGACGGATGGAAGTCCGGGTCGTCCAGAACGGCACCTCCGACGAGGCGCCGGTCGAGTTGTGGGCGGGTCCGGCGCATCTGCCGGTGAACCTGATCGCCCGGTCGGCCGAGGTTCCCCGATCGGCCAAATCGTCGGCCCTGGGTCGCCAACTGGACCCAGCGGCCTATGTGCTGCACCGGGCCTGGGTCGGCCCGATGGTGTTGGTAGTGCTCGACGATCCCGATGATCCGACCCCCTATTGGCTGGTCAGTTGCCGACACCCGGACCGGGTGCTGGCCGCCCTGCGCAGCTGA
- the dut gene encoding dUTP diphosphatase: MPSSLAVVRLDRDLPMPSRAHDGDAGVDLYSAVDVDLEPGHRSLVPTGIAVAIPHGMVGLIHPRSGLATRVGLSIVNSPGTVDAGYRGEIKVALINLDPQQPIAVRRGDRIAQLLVQRVELPELVEVSSFDEAGLADTSRGSGGHGSSGGHASL, encoded by the coding sequence GTGCCCTCTTCTCTGGCGGTCGTGCGATTGGATCGCGACCTTCCGATGCCCAGCCGGGCCCACGATGGTGATGCCGGCGTCGATCTGTACAGCGCCGTCGATGTGGATCTCGAGCCGGGGCATCGCAGCCTGGTCCCCACCGGGATCGCGGTGGCCATCCCGCACGGCATGGTCGGTCTGATCCACCCGCGGTCGGGATTGGCTACGCGCGTGGGTCTTTCGATCGTGAACAGTCCAGGAACCGTCGACGCCGGGTACCGTGGTGAGATCAAGGTGGCGTTGATCAATCTCGATCCGCAGCAGCCGATAGCGGTGCGACGCGGAGATCGCATCGCACAGTTGTTGGTGCAGCGGGTCGAGCTTCCGGAGCTGGTCGAGGTGTCGTCATTCGACGAGGCCGGGCTGGCTGACACTTCCCGTGGCAGTGGTGGCCACGGCTCTTCAGGCGGACATGCGAGTTTGTGA
- a CDS encoding DUF3710 domain-containing protein: MTDNDDDDFDGPFDIEDFDDPESATVARLDLGSVLIPLPAAGQVQVELTDQGVPSSVWVVTPNGRFTIAAYAAPKSAGLWREVATELAESLRKDGAKVRIEDGKWGREVVGASTSVPQGQQPGVVRFIGVDGYRWMIRCVVNGLPEKVEALAVEAREALADTVVRRGDTPLPVRTPLAVQLPEAMAAQLRAAAAQQAAAQQAQAQAQGQVPPEPAARRSAQGTAMQQMRSTITGG, encoded by the coding sequence ATGACAGATAACGACGACGACGATTTCGACGGCCCCTTCGACATCGAGGACTTCGACGACCCGGAGTCCGCGACGGTGGCGCGCCTGGACCTCGGTTCGGTGCTCATCCCGCTGCCGGCTGCCGGTCAGGTGCAGGTCGAGCTCACCGATCAGGGTGTCCCGAGTTCGGTCTGGGTGGTAACACCCAACGGCCGGTTCACCATTGCGGCGTATGCGGCGCCGAAATCGGCGGGGCTGTGGCGTGAGGTGGCCACCGAGCTGGCCGAGTCGTTACGCAAGGACGGCGCCAAGGTGCGCATCGAGGACGGCAAGTGGGGCCGCGAGGTCGTCGGTGCCAGCACTTCTGTTCCGCAGGGGCAGCAGCCTGGCGTGGTGCGTTTCATCGGTGTCGACGGTTACCGGTGGATGATCCGCTGTGTCGTCAACGGGCTTCCCGAAAAGGTCGAGGCGCTGGCGGTCGAAGCCCGAGAAGCGTTGGCCGACACAGTCGTTCGTCGTGGTGACACACCATTGCCGGTGCGCACACCGCTGGCGGTGCAGCTGCCGGAGGCGATGGCCGCCCAGCTGCGTGCCGCTGCGGCCCAGCAGGCCGCCGCCCAGCAGGCCCAGGCCCAAGCTCAGGGACAGGTCCCGCCGGAACCGGCGGCGCGGCGCAGCGCGCAAGGCACCGCGATGCAGCAGATGCGCAGCACCATCACCGGCGGCTAG
- a CDS encoding alpha/beta hydrolase, with the protein MTVDLTGVTTVLMAGTGSDDDYAYRAFAEPLHAAGAVVLTPAPDPLRLIDGYLAALTETAEAAGPIAVGGVSIGAAVAANWALAHPDDTVAVLAALPAWSGDPGDAVAALAARASAHQLRTEGLAATISAMRASSPAWLAEELARSWTGQWPGLPNAMEEAAGYVAPTVDELRTLTVPMGIAAAIDDPIHPGQVGYEWAAAAPRAALQTVTLDEIGADPARLGAACLTALRGL; encoded by the coding sequence ATGACCGTCGACTTGACAGGCGTCACGACCGTTCTGATGGCAGGCACCGGATCCGACGACGACTATGCCTATCGCGCCTTCGCCGAGCCGCTGCACGCCGCGGGCGCGGTGGTGCTCACCCCGGCTCCCGACCCGCTCCGGTTGATCGACGGCTACCTGGCGGCGCTGACCGAGACCGCCGAGGCGGCAGGTCCGATCGCGGTGGGCGGGGTGTCGATCGGCGCGGCCGTCGCTGCGAACTGGGCGTTGGCGCACCCGGACGACACCGTCGCGGTGCTCGCCGCGCTGCCCGCCTGGTCGGGGGACCCCGGTGACGCCGTGGCCGCGCTGGCCGCACGCGCGTCGGCACATCAGCTGCGCACCGAGGGACTGGCGGCGACGATCAGCGCCATGCGGGCGTCGAGCCCGGCCTGGCTGGCCGAGGAGTTGGCTCGGTCATGGACCGGGCAGTGGCCGGGACTACCGAATGCGATGGAGGAGGCCGCCGGGTACGTGGCACCGACGGTCGATGAGCTGCGGACACTGACGGTACCGATGGGCATCGCGGCGGCCATAGACGACCCGATCCATCCCGGCCAGGTCGGCTACGAGTGGGCCGCCGCGGCACCGCGCGCGGCACTGCAGACGGTCACCCTCGACGAGATCGGGGCCGACCCGGCGCGCCTCGGCGCGGCGTGCCTGACCGCGCTGCGCGGGCTCTAG
- a CDS encoding OB-fold nucleic acid binding domain-containing protein yields the protein MATAEGYLRRLTRRLTEDPEQRDVEELSDEAAGTGAQKAIDCERGQEVTMVGTLRSVECNGKACAGGVKAELFDGTDAVMLVWLGQRRIPGIETGRTLRVHGRIGKLDNGAKAIYNPHYEIQK from the coding sequence ATGGCTACCGCCGAGGGGTATCTTCGCCGGCTTACCCGCCGGTTGACGGAAGATCCCGAGCAACGCGATGTCGAGGAACTCAGCGACGAGGCCGCCGGCACCGGCGCGCAGAAGGCCATCGACTGCGAGCGCGGTCAGGAAGTCACCATGGTCGGCACACTGCGCAGCGTCGAATGCAACGGCAAGGCCTGCGCCGGGGGCGTCAAGGCCGAACTCTTCGACGGGACCGATGCGGTGATGCTGGTCTGGCTGGGGCAGCGGCGCATCCCCGGCATCGAGACCGGCCGCACCCTGCGCGTGCACGGGCGGATCGGCAAGCTCGACAACGGCGCGAAGGCGATCTACAACCCGCACTACGAGATTCAGAAGTGA
- a CDS encoding DUF3159 domain-containing protein encodes MTEDTSEVTAEEPAKKGGQAILDQMGGISGLIYSSLPVLVFVPVSTKFGLMPAIWAALGVAALVLVWRLIRRETVQPAVSGFIGVGISALIAWWLGESRGYFAYGIWMSLVYAAVFTVSIVIRRPLVGYAWGWFSGHGRDWRSVRRAVLAFDVATFAWAVVFASRFVVQRHLYDADDVGMLGVARIAMGWPLTGVAAVITWFAIRAAQKALQDSARLRPEE; translated from the coding sequence GTGACGGAGGATACCTCCGAAGTCACCGCCGAGGAACCCGCCAAGAAGGGCGGCCAGGCGATCCTGGACCAGATGGGCGGCATCAGCGGCCTGATCTACTCCTCGCTGCCGGTCCTGGTGTTCGTGCCGGTATCCACCAAGTTCGGTCTGATGCCCGCGATCTGGGCGGCACTCGGGGTGGCGGCGCTCGTCCTGGTGTGGCGGTTGATCCGGCGTGAGACGGTGCAGCCTGCGGTGTCCGGTTTCATCGGTGTCGGGATCAGCGCGCTGATCGCCTGGTGGCTCGGTGAATCACGCGGCTATTTCGCCTACGGGATCTGGATGTCGCTGGTTTATGCCGCGGTGTTCACCGTCTCGATCGTGATCCGCCGACCGCTGGTGGGTTACGCCTGGGGTTGGTTCAGCGGTCACGGTAGGGACTGGCGCTCGGTGCGCCGGGCGGTGCTCGCCTTCGATGTGGCGACCTTCGCGTGGGCGGTGGTCTTCGCGTCGCGGTTCGTCGTGCAGCGCCACCTCTACGACGCCGACGATGTCGGCATGCTCGGCGTGGCCAGGATCGCCATGGGCTGGCCGTTGACCGGTGTGGCGGCCGTCATCACCTGGTTCGCCATCCGCGCCGCGCAGAAGGCGCTGCAGGACTCAGCGCGCCTGCGGCCGGAGGAGTAG
- a CDS encoding TrkA family potassium uptake protein — protein sequence MKVAIAGAGAVGRSIARELIANHEVTLLERDPEHIDVDAIPAAHWRLGDACELSLLESVRLEEFDVVIAATGDDKANVVLSLLAKTEFAVPRVVARVNDPRNEWLFDENWGVDVAVSTPRMLASLVEEAVAVGDLVRLLSFRKGQANLVEITLPDDTPWGGKAVKRLNLPRDASLVTILRGQRVIVPEGDEPLEGGDELVFVATTEAEDDLRQLLLRPQAR from the coding sequence ATGAAGGTGGCCATTGCCGGAGCCGGCGCCGTGGGCCGGTCCATCGCCCGTGAACTCATCGCCAACCACGAGGTCACGTTGCTGGAACGCGATCCCGAGCACATCGACGTCGACGCCATCCCGGCGGCGCACTGGCGCCTCGGCGACGCCTGCGAGTTGAGTCTGCTGGAGTCGGTGCGGCTCGAGGAGTTCGACGTGGTGATCGCCGCCACCGGTGACGACAAGGCCAATGTCGTGTTGAGCCTGCTCGCCAAGACCGAGTTCGCGGTGCCGCGGGTGGTGGCGCGGGTCAACGATCCGCGCAACGAGTGGCTCTTCGACGAGAACTGGGGTGTCGACGTCGCGGTGTCCACCCCCCGCATGCTGGCCTCCCTGGTCGAGGAGGCCGTCGCGGTGGGCGACCTGGTGCGGCTGCTGAGTTTCCGCAAGGGCCAGGCCAACCTGGTGGAGATCACCCTGCCCGACGACACCCCCTGGGGCGGCAAGGCCGTCAAGCGGCTCAATCTGCCGCGTGACGCGTCACTGGTGACCATCCTGCGCGGCCAGCGGGTCATCGTCCCCGAAGGTGACGAGCCGCTGGAGGGTGGCGACGAACTGGTGTTCGTGGCCACCACCGAGGCCGAAGACGATCTGCGCCAGCTACTCCTCCGGCCGCAGGCGCGCTGA
- a CDS encoding TrkA family potassium uptake protein: MRVVVMGCGRVGASLADGLSRIGHEVAVIDRDSTAFNRLSPEFTGERVLGMGFDRDVLLRAGIEEAGAFAAVSSGDNSNIISARVARETFGVERVVARIYDAKRAAVYERLGIPTVATVPWTTDRLLNVLTRESETTKWRDPSGNVGVAELPLHQDWAGHPVTELETTTGGRVAFLLRMGSGLLPDAKTIIQAGDQVFIAAISGHIAEAMAISALPPSEDDA, encoded by the coding sequence GTGCGGGTAGTGGTGATGGGGTGCGGCCGGGTCGGCGCATCGCTGGCTGACGGCTTGTCCAGGATCGGACATGAGGTGGCCGTGATCGATCGCGATTCCACCGCGTTCAACCGGCTGTCCCCCGAGTTCACCGGCGAGCGCGTGCTCGGCATGGGATTCGACCGGGATGTGCTGCTGCGTGCCGGAATCGAGGAGGCAGGCGCCTTCGCCGCGGTCTCCTCCGGTGACAATTCCAACATCATCTCCGCGCGTGTCGCGCGCGAGACCTTCGGCGTCGAACGCGTCGTGGCGCGCATCTACGACGCCAAACGCGCGGCGGTGTACGAGCGCCTGGGCATCCCCACCGTCGCGACGGTGCCGTGGACCACCGACCGACTGCTCAACGTGCTGACCAGGGAGTCCGAGACCACCAAGTGGCGGGACCCGTCGGGCAACGTCGGCGTGGCCGAGCTGCCCCTGCATCAAGACTGGGCCGGTCATCCGGTCACCGAGCTGGAGACGACCACCGGTGGCCGGGTCGCGTTCCTGCTGCGCATGGGCAGCGGTCTGCTCCCGGACGCCAAGACCATCATCCAGGCCGGTGACCAGGTCTTCATCGCCGCGATCTCCGGTCACATCGCCGAGGCCATGGCGATCTCGGCTCTACCGCCCAGCGAGGACGACGCATGA